The proteins below are encoded in one region of Mycobacterium shinjukuense:
- a CDS encoding IS607 family transposase, which translates to MNLADWAASVGVNRHTAYRWFREGALPVPAERVGRLILVRTTPAGDAAAGGVVIYARVSSHDQRADLDRQVARLRAWATEQDLTVGLGVPPACGGVVTEVGSGLNGKRPKLRRMLSDPDAKVIVVEHRDRLARFGVEHLEAVLAAQGRRIVVADPGETTDDLVRDMIEVLTSMCARLYGRRGARNRAMRALAAAKRNPGEVA; encoded by the coding sequence GTGAATTTGGCGGATTGGGCGGCGTCGGTGGGGGTGAATCGGCATACCGCCTATCGGTGGTTTCGGGAGGGGGCGTTGCCGGTGCCCGCCGAGCGGGTGGGTCGGTTGATTCTGGTGCGCACGACGCCGGCGGGCGATGCCGCGGCGGGTGGTGTGGTGATCTATGCCCGGGTGTCCAGCCATGATCAGCGCGCCGATTTGGATCGCCAGGTGGCCCGGTTGAGGGCGTGGGCCACCGAGCAGGATCTGACGGTGGGGCTGGGGGTACCACCCGCTTGCGGGGGAGTCGTTACCGAGGTCGGGTCGGGTCTGAATGGCAAACGCCCGAAGTTGCGCCGGATGTTGTCGGACCCGGATGCGAAGGTGATCGTTGTGGAGCATCGTGACCGGTTGGCCCGTTTCGGGGTGGAGCACCTCGAAGCGGTGCTTGCGGCTCAGGGCCGCCGAATCGTGGTGGCCGATCCTGGCGAGACCACCGATGATCTGGTGCGCGACATGATCGAGGTGCTCACGTCGATGTGTGCGCGGCTTTATGGGCGCCGCGGAGCCCGTAATCGCGCGATGCGCGCGCTTGCCGCGGCCAAACGGAACCCGGGTGAGGTCGCATGA
- a CDS encoding Rv1535 domain-containing protein, which yields MTRTDAQADPLVSSIAWLLTVPLRELYALLWRVGVVEVHGTEPAAHRRPAGKPPSSAARRRTCPDPSAHASQWPPRWSRQSRTLDPGPSPAVRAGCSRAAG from the coding sequence ATGACGAGGACCGACGCCCAGGCCGATCCCCTAGTTTCGTCGATTGCTTGGTTGCTGACCGTGCCATTGCGGGAGCTTTACGCGTTGCTGTGGCGCGTCGGGGTGGTCGAGGTCCACGGGACGGAACCCGCGGCGCACCGCCGCCCGGCGGGGAAACCTCCGTCTTCGGCGGCTCGGCGCCGGACGTGTCCCGATCCCTCAGCACACGCGTCGCAATGGCCACCGCGATGGTCGCGGCAGTCGCGGACCCTAGACCCTGGGCCCAGCCCAGCGGTCCGAGCGGGGTGCAGCCGAGCAGCTGGCTGA